The Thomasclavelia ramosa DSM 1402 genome includes a region encoding these proteins:
- a CDS encoding TM1266 family iron-only hydrogenase system putative regulator has product MESRIAILGIFVYELDSANKINDLLHKYSRYIIGRMGIPYKDKQVSVMSVIVDGPNDVIGALSGKIGMLKGVSVKALYSKG; this is encoded by the coding sequence ATGGAAAGTAGAATTGCAATTTTAGGAATTTTTGTTTATGAATTAGACAGTGCTAATAAGATTAATGACTTGTTGCATAAATATAGTCGCTATATTATTGGGCGAATGGGAATTCCCTATAAAGATAAGCAAGTATCAGTTATGTCTGTTATCGTTGATGGACCAAATGATGTAATAGGGGCTTTATCGGGAAAAATCGGAATGCTCAAAGGTGTCAGTGTAAAGGCACTATATTCAAAAGGATAG
- a CDS encoding MurR/RpiR family transcriptional regulator, with the protein MLIIHKLEHTHFSSSEAIIIDYILEQGLKIKNMSANSIAKATFTSAPLLVRIAKKLGYSGWNAFKEDFIAELEYLFKEQKVDASIPFVVSDDIMTISNNIGQLQIDAIQDTMSMLNHDDLQTALRYLRNAKELDLYGVSNNLLLAEGFRSKLFYIHRNVNICRLPGNPKVQAAMSDETHCAILISYSGETEFIIEVAKVLKKKETPIIAITCIANNRLSKIADVTLRISSREMLHTKIGDFATTTSIKYLLDTLYAGIFSFDYQKNLDYKIQIAKAVDDRHSGYEFIDEDEFPQ; encoded by the coding sequence ATGTTAATAATTCACAAACTTGAACATACTCACTTTTCATCAAGTGAAGCTATTATTATTGACTACATTCTTGAACAAGGTTTAAAAATAAAGAATATGTCAGCCAACAGTATTGCTAAAGCAACATTCACTTCTGCCCCACTTTTAGTACGTATTGCCAAAAAATTAGGTTATTCCGGCTGGAACGCCTTTAAAGAAGATTTTATTGCAGAACTCGAATATTTATTTAAAGAACAAAAGGTCGATGCTAGTATTCCTTTTGTTGTTAGTGATGATATTATGACAATTTCTAATAATATCGGTCAACTTCAAATTGATGCGATTCAAGACACGATGTCCATGCTGAATCATGATGACTTACAAACGGCCTTACGTTATCTTCGAAATGCTAAAGAATTAGATCTCTATGGAGTTTCTAATAACCTTTTATTAGCAGAAGGATTTAGAAGTAAATTATTTTATATTCATCGTAATGTAAATATCTGTCGTCTGCCTGGCAATCCCAAGGTTCAAGCGGCAATGAGTGATGAAACCCATTGTGCTATTTTAATTTCATATTCTGGAGAAACAGAATTTATTATTGAGGTTGCTAAGGTATTGAAAAAGAAAGAAACTCCAATCATCGCGATTACCTGTATTGCAAATAATCGCCTTTCTAAAATTGCTGATGTAACATTACGAATTTCATCACGTGAAATGTTACATACAAAGATTGGAGATTTTGCAACAACAACATCGATTAAATACTTACTGGATACTCTTTATGCAGGAATTTTTTCATTTGATTATCAAAAAAATCTTGATTATAAAATTCAAATTGCTAAAGCTGTTGATGACCGTCACTCGGGTTATGAGTTTATTGATGAAGATGAATTTCCTCAATAA
- the gltX gene encoding glutamate--tRNA ligase, translating to MKFMKIRTRFAPSPTGYMHIGNLRTALYGYLIAKKDDGDFILRIEDTDQAREVAGAIDVIYQTLSDTGLEYDEGPDKDGGYGPYIQSQRLEIYQKYAHELVKLNGAHYCFCNQENVKGNKEDQIFKDPCHQLSDEEIEKLLSENKPYVIRQTIKQGQTTFNDEVYGEITVDNDTLDEGVLLKSDGYPTYNFANIIDDHLMSITHVVRGNEYLASTPKYNIIYQTFNWEIPTYIHVPPVMKDEQHKLSKRNGDASYQDLIKQGYLNEAVINYIALLGWAPEGEEEIFSLSELIKNFDIKRISKAPAIFDLDKLKWMNGLYLRNLTLENFHQLAMPYYQKIITRDVDLLELSQVLQLRISYLNEIPEMIDFINEPCNADETLFKNKKMKTNPENSLEALIWVRDALSTFDNFNDDLALHDLFINLAQEKEVKNGRIMYPVRVALTFKSFTPGGAVEIAHILGKNESLKRIDLAIKLLSMK from the coding sequence ATGAAATTTATGAAAATTAGAACAAGATTTGCACCTAGTCCAACTGGTTATATGCACATAGGTAACTTACGAACAGCTTTGTATGGTTATTTGATTGCTAAAAAAGACGATGGTGATTTTATTTTGAGGATTGAAGATACAGATCAAGCCCGGGAAGTAGCTGGGGCAATAGATGTAATTTATCAAACATTATCAGATACTGGACTTGAATATGATGAAGGACCTGATAAAGATGGCGGATATGGACCATATATTCAATCACAAAGATTAGAAATTTACCAAAAGTACGCTCATGAGCTTGTTAAGCTGAATGGAGCTCACTACTGTTTTTGTAATCAAGAAAATGTTAAGGGTAATAAAGAGGATCAAATATTTAAAGATCCATGTCATCAATTATCTGATGAAGAAATAGAGAAACTATTGTCAGAAAATAAACCGTATGTTATCAGACAAACAATTAAGCAGGGGCAAACAACTTTTAATGATGAAGTATACGGAGAAATAACTGTCGATAATGATACTTTAGATGAGGGGGTGTTACTAAAGAGTGATGGTTATCCAACATACAATTTTGCTAATATCATCGATGATCATTTGATGAGTATAACCCATGTAGTACGAGGAAATGAATATTTAGCTAGTACGCCGAAATATAATATAATTTATCAAACTTTTAATTGGGAAATTCCAACGTACATTCATGTTCCGCCAGTGATGAAAGATGAGCAGCATAAGCTATCAAAGCGCAATGGAGATGCTTCATATCAAGATTTAATTAAGCAAGGATACCTAAATGAAGCAGTCATTAATTATATTGCTTTATTAGGGTGGGCTCCAGAAGGTGAGGAAGAGATTTTTTCTTTATCCGAACTGATTAAAAATTTTGATATTAAAAGAATATCAAAGGCACCAGCAATTTTTGATCTCGATAAATTAAAGTGGATGAATGGACTTTATTTACGAAATTTAACGTTAGAAAATTTTCATCAACTAGCAATGCCGTATTATCAAAAAATAATTACACGCGATGTTGATTTATTAGAACTGAGTCAAGTACTACAATTGAGGATTTCCTATTTAAATGAAATACCGGAGATGATTGATTTTATTAATGAACCATGTAATGCTGATGAAACATTATTTAAAAATAAAAAGATGAAAACAAATCCTGAAAACTCATTAGAAGCTCTTATTTGGGTTAGAGATGCTTTAAGTACTTTTGATAATTTTAATGATGATCTAGCGTTACATGATTTATTTATTAATTTAGCTCAAGAAAAAGAAGTGAAGAATGGACGGATTATGTATCCTGTCAGAGTTGCTTTGACTTTTAAGTCATTTACTCCGGGCGGAGCTGTTGAAATTGCACATATTTTAGGGAAAAATGAATCACTTAAAAGAATCGATCTGGCCATTAAGTTATTAAGTATGAAATAA
- a CDS encoding D-isomer specific 2-hydroxyacid dehydrogenase family protein, translated as MKIAVYNYREFDEGQYFEKFSQHYCVEIIKIYDSPNKENAVLAKGCNGVSVITTAITKEIIEIWHEQGVKHISTRTIGYDHIDLKAAKANKMIVSNVTYSTASVANYTVMIMLMALRKMKMIMRRAIGFDYSLNESIGLELENMVVGVIGTGAIGQKVIKNLSGFGCQILAYDPFEKEEVRKYADYVAMEEIITKSDIITFHVPALEDTYHLVCQETIEKMKDGVIIINTARGSIIDTSDLISALESGKIAACALDVIENELGLYYNDYKYKVIGNHELSILRDMPNVLLTPHMAFYTEQAVSDMVEHSIESIVADRDGKENKFRVC; from the coding sequence ATGAAAATTGCAGTATATAATTATCGAGAATTTGATGAGGGACAATATTTTGAAAAGTTTTCACAACATTATTGTGTTGAAATAATTAAAATATATGATTCACCAAATAAAGAAAATGCAGTTTTAGCAAAAGGTTGTAACGGGGTAAGTGTTATTACTACAGCAATCACTAAGGAAATTATTGAGATTTGGCATGAACAAGGTGTAAAACATATTTCAACAAGAACTATTGGTTATGATCATATTGACTTGAAAGCAGCTAAGGCGAATAAGATGATCGTAAGTAATGTAACCTATTCGACTGCCAGCGTTGCAAATTATACAGTAATGATAATGTTAATGGCTTTAAGAAAAATGAAAATGATCATGCGTCGAGCAATTGGATTTGATTATTCATTAAACGAGAGTATTGGATTAGAACTTGAAAATATGGTTGTTGGGGTGATAGGAACAGGTGCTATAGGTCAAAAAGTGATTAAAAATCTAAGTGGTTTTGGCTGTCAGATACTTGCTTATGACCCATTTGAAAAAGAAGAAGTAAGAAAATATGCAGATTATGTGGCAATGGAAGAAATTATTACTAAGAGCGATATCATAACATTTCATGTTCCGGCTTTAGAAGATACGTATCATCTTGTTTGTCAAGAAACTATTGAAAAAATGAAGGATGGTGTTATTATAATTAATACCGCTCGTGGAAGTATTATCGATACCAGTGATTTGATTAGTGCGTTAGAGAGCGGTAAAATCGCTGCCTGTGCTTTAGATGTAATCGAAAATGAATTAGGATTATATTATAATGATTATAAATACAAAGTGATTGGAAACCATGAATTATCTATATTACGAGATATGCCCAATGTTTTATTAACTCCACATATGGCCTTTTATACAGAACAAGCAGTCAGTGATATGGTTGAACATTCGATTGAAAGTATTGTAGCTGATCGTGATGGTAAAGAAAATAAATTTAGAGTATGTTAA
- a CDS encoding cation diffusion facilitator family transporter, whose product MEEYQKTVMRVSTVTLLGNLILAFFKILIGFISFSNAIISDGIHTASDVLSTVVVMVGVKLSSKESDLEHPYGHERFECVAAIILAVMLFLTALLIGYSGIIEIINPSNVKLKYGSLAIVIAVISIVAKEAMYWYTIIEAKRINSNAMKADAWHHRSDAFSSIGSLVGVIGFYLGYYILDAIASILICGFILKVAIEIFNDAIDQMIDHACSREFQEDLISLITEQSEIINIDDLKTRLFGNKVYVDLEVQVDGNDNLRHAHAIAHQVHDLIENNFPTVKHCNVHVNPSDS is encoded by the coding sequence ATGGAAGAGTATCAAAAAACGGTAATGCGTGTTTCAACAGTTACATTATTAGGAAATTTAATTTTAGCATTTTTTAAAATCTTAATTGGGTTTATATCTTTTTCTAATGCAATTATTTCCGATGGTATCCATACTGCGTCAGATGTTTTAAGTACAGTTGTAGTTATGGTTGGCGTAAAATTATCCAGTAAAGAAAGTGATTTAGAACATCCATATGGTCATGAACGGTTTGAATGTGTGGCAGCAATTATTCTTGCAGTTATGTTGTTTTTAACGGCGTTGTTGATAGGATATAGCGGTATTATAGAAATTATTAACCCAAGTAATGTTAAATTAAAATATGGATCGTTAGCTATTGTTATAGCTGTAATATCGATTGTGGCTAAGGAAGCGATGTATTGGTATACGATTATTGAAGCAAAACGTATCAATTCAAATGCAATGAAAGCAGATGCCTGGCATCATCGAAGTGATGCTTTTTCTTCAATTGGCAGTTTAGTCGGCGTTATTGGTTTTTATTTAGGATATTATATTTTAGATGCAATTGCTAGTATTCTCATTTGTGGTTTTATTCTAAAGGTAGCGATCGAGATTTTTAATGATGCGATTGATCAAATGATTGATCATGCCTGTAGTAGAGAATTTCAAGAGGATTTGATTTCTTTAATTACGGAGCAAAGTGAAATAATTAATATTGATGATTTGAAAACAAGATTATTTGGTAATAAAGTATATGTAGATTTAGAAGTACAGGTTGATGGAAATGATAATTTACGTCATGCTCATGCTATTGCTCATCAAGTGCATGATTTGATTGAAAATAATTTTCCAACAGTCAAACATTGTAATGTTCATGTTAATCCTAGTGACAGTTGA
- the deoC gene encoding deoxyribose-phosphate aldolase: MQRTLEEITQYIDHTLLKPYASKEAMQAFCNEAKELKVKMVAINSYYTKFCKELLKDTTIHVGAAISFPLGQTTIAVKAFETIEAIKDGADEIDYVLNLAKVKDGDFTYIKEEMETIVKICREAGIISKVIFENCYLTKDEIRKCAQIAKEVKPDFIKTSTGFGPGGALIEDVKIMLETVDGVCKVKAAGGIRDYKTFNEFINLGVERIGTSSTKTIIKEFKENDE; this comes from the coding sequence ATGCAACGAACATTAGAAGAAATTACTCAGTATATTGATCATACATTATTAAAGCCATATGCGTCAAAAGAAGCGATGCAAGCTTTTTGTAATGAGGCAAAAGAATTAAAGGTAAAGATGGTCGCAATAAATTCTTACTATACTAAATTTTGTAAAGAATTATTAAAAGACACCACAATCCATGTTGGCGCAGCTATTTCTTTTCCTTTAGGTCAAACAACAATAGCAGTCAAAGCTTTTGAAACTATTGAGGCAATCAAAGATGGTGCTGACGAGATTGATTATGTTTTAAATCTTGCTAAAGTTAAAGACGGTGATTTTACTTATATCAAGGAAGAGATGGAAACAATTGTTAAGATTTGCCGTGAGGCAGGAATCATTAGTAAAGTAATTTTTGAAAATTGTTATTTAACAAAAGATGAAATCAGGAAATGTGCACAAATTGCTAAAGAAGTTAAACCGGATTTTATCAAGACTTCTACTGGCTTTGGACCAGGTGGAGCTTTGATCGAAGATGTGAAAATAATGTTAGAAACTGTAGATGGTGTTTGTAAAGTCAAAGCAGCAGGCGGGATTAGGGATTATAAAACTTTTAATGAATTTATAAATTTGGGAGTTGAACGAATTGGGACAAGTTCGACTAAAACAATTATTAAAGAATTTAAGGAAAATGATGAGTAA
- a CDS encoding GyrI-like domain-containing protein, with translation MTKLDYKKEYKDLYLPKRSPMLINVDKITYVTVDGKGNPNTSAEYKEALELLYGISFTIKMSKMTDNKIDGYFEYVVPPLEGLWWLDKKPTEKVIGDKSKFYWKSMIRLPEFVTLEVFEHAKELLKVKKPYLNLDKVNYEIIEEGKCVQIMHLGSYDEENTSIEKIYQFIETQGLQIDLNEVRRHHEIYLSDPRKCKPENLKTVIRYPVK, from the coding sequence ATGACTAAATTAGATTATAAGAAAGAATATAAAGATTTATATTTACCAAAAAGGTCCCCAATGTTGATTAATGTAGATAAAATCACGTATGTAACAGTTGATGGTAAAGGTAATCCTAATACATCAGCTGAATATAAAGAGGCTCTAGAATTATTATATGGTATTTCTTTTACAATTAAAATGTCCAAAATGACGGATAATAAAATAGATGGCTATTTTGAATATGTAGTTCCCCCTTTGGAAGGCTTATGGTGGCTGGATAAAAAACCAACTGAAAAAGTAATCGGTGATAAAAGTAAATTTTATTGGAAATCAATGATTAGATTACCTGAATTTGTTACACTTGAAGTTTTTGAACATGCTAAAGAATTATTAAAAGTAAAAAAACCATACTTAAATCTTGATAAAGTAAATTACGAAATTATTGAAGAAGGGAAATGTGTTCAAATTATGCATCTAGGCAGTTATGATGAAGAAAATACGAGTATTGAAAAAATATATCAATTTATCGAAACTCAAGGATTACAAATTGATCTCAATGAAGTCCGCCGACATCATGAAATTTATTTAAGTGATCCAAGAAAATGTAAACCTGAAAATTTAAAAACAGTAATACGTTATCCTGTTAAATAA
- a CDS encoding GNAT family N-acetyltransferase has translation MEIITVDQNNLEKEHICCAISSNNDIQVKAKKAWLEEQFKCGLIFKKMDVRGKCFIEYLPLEEAWVPIVGDDLMHINCLWVSGKYQGQGLAKKLLEACIKDCRKQKKHGITVISAKRKMPFVMDYKFLIKHGFISIMSLDKYELMYLSLDSQAVQPSFTIKEMTCEEGGLVLYYSHQCPFTAKYAPMIEAYCQEKGLIIKLKLLNSSEEAKNAGILFTTYSLFYNHKFITREILSVKKFEKILEELI, from the coding sequence ATGGAAATAATCACAGTCGATCAAAATAATTTGGAGAAGGAGCATATTTGTTGTGCAATTTCTAGTAATAATGATATCCAAGTTAAAGCTAAAAAAGCTTGGCTTGAGGAACAGTTTAAATGCGGATTGATTTTTAAAAAGATGGATGTAAGGGGAAAGTGTTTTATTGAATATTTACCACTTGAAGAAGCTTGGGTACCTATCGTAGGTGATGATCTTATGCATATTAATTGTCTTTGGGTATCTGGAAAATATCAAGGACAGGGATTAGCTAAAAAATTGTTGGAAGCTTGTATTAAAGATTGTCGTAAACAGAAGAAACATGGAATAACTGTTATTTCTGCAAAAAGGAAAATGCCGTTTGTAATGGATTATAAATTTTTAATTAAGCATGGTTTTATTTCAATAATGAGTCTAGATAAATATGAATTAATGTATTTAAGTTTAGATTCTCAAGCAGTTCAACCAAGTTTTACGATTAAAGAAATGACTTGTGAGGAAGGTGGATTAGTTTTATATTATAGTCATCAGTGTCCTTTTACAGCTAAATATGCCCCGATGATTGAAGCGTATTGTCAAGAAAAAGGTTTAATAATTAAATTAAAACTATTAAATAGTAGTGAGGAAGCAAAAAATGCGGGAATTCTTTTTACCACATATAGTTTGTTTTATAATCATAAATTTATTACAAGAGAAATTTTATCGGTTAAAAAATTTGAGAAAATATTGGAGGAATTAATATGA
- a CDS encoding helix-turn-helix transcriptional regulator, which produces MSVNRLFETIYYLIEHKQTTAKELAEHFEVSTRTIYRDLDRLIVAGFPIYANQGAKGGIYIDSEFVLDKMTFSDDEQNQILMALQCIERLQDRDEAGLIDKMAALFNKNKLDWIEVDFTTWHHNNSQNEKFETIKKAIFEQKEIKFKYINSYGEKSQRCVFPNKLFFKANTWYLQGYCLQKNSYRVFRLTRIIELLTTSNYFQLEEIALPPKINKIPNLNTPRIKVILKFDKSIGSVVFDEFGDGVICEDTAGNYIVSSVVPDDYWLISFILSFGSKVEVIEPQDLKDKVIIEINKIKAVYKQT; this is translated from the coding sequence ATGTCCGTTAATCGACTATTTGAAACTATTTATTATCTGATTGAACATAAGCAGACTACTGCTAAAGAATTGGCTGAACACTTTGAAGTTTCAACCCGGACAATATATCGTGATTTAGATCGCTTGATCGTAGCTGGATTTCCAATTTATGCCAATCAAGGAGCTAAGGGTGGAATTTATATAGATAGTGAATTTGTTTTGGATAAAATGACATTCAGTGATGATGAACAGAATCAAATTTTAATGGCACTTCAATGTATAGAGAGGCTTCAAGATAGAGATGAAGCAGGCTTAATTGATAAGATGGCAGCGTTATTTAATAAAAATAAACTAGATTGGATTGAAGTTGATTTTACTACTTGGCATCATAACAATAGTCAAAATGAAAAGTTTGAAACAATAAAAAAAGCTATTTTTGAACAAAAGGAAATTAAATTTAAATATATTAATTCTTATGGTGAGAAATCACAGCGATGTGTTTTTCCAAATAAACTGTTTTTTAAAGCAAATACTTGGTATTTACAAGGATATTGTCTTCAAAAAAATAGCTATCGTGTTTTTCGGCTAACAAGAATTATAGAATTACTAACGACATCAAATTATTTTCAACTTGAAGAAATTGCTTTACCACCAAAAATAAATAAAATTCCTAATTTGAATACCCCGAGGATTAAAGTGATTTTAAAATTTGATAAAAGTATAGGGAGTGTTGTTTTTGATGAATTCGGTGATGGTGTAATCTGTGAGGATACTGCTGGAAATTATATAGTAAGTAGTGTTGTCCCTGATGATTACTGGTTGATTAGTTTTATTCTCTCATTTGGGTCTAAAGTTGAGGTAATAGAACCTCAAGACCTTAAAGATAAGGTAATTATAGAAATTAATAAAATTAAGGCTGTTTATAAACAAACTTGA
- a CDS encoding HAD-IIB family hydrolase: MKRKFFFFDIDGTLAVGTPGNQYVPESTKIAISKLKEAGHFVAIATGRSYAMAVEHMKELGFENMVSDGGNGITIHNKLVEIKPLDYDKCINLINECKEKGYIWAISPDNATRRLAPDNRFYDFTHDIYMDTIVQEGLDPKDFDKIYKVYVACYAPEEEKLETLKELPWCRFHQEYLFVEPGDKSVGIKMMVDHFDGDYSDVVVFGDEKNDLSMFTDEWTSIAMGNAIDALKAKAAYITDDCDKDGIYNACKHFGWID, translated from the coding sequence ATGAAACGTAAATTTTTCTTTTTTGATATTGATGGTACTTTGGCAGTTGGGACACCAGGAAATCAATATGTACCAGAATCGACTAAAATAGCTATTTCAAAATTAAAAGAGGCTGGTCATTTTGTTGCTATTGCTACTGGAAGGAGTTATGCGATGGCAGTAGAACATATGAAAGAACTAGGGTTTGAAAATATGGTAAGTGACGGTGGAAATGGAATTACAATACATAATAAATTAGTAGAAATTAAACCCTTAGATTACGATAAATGTATCAATTTAATTAATGAATGTAAGGAAAAAGGATATATTTGGGCAATTTCACCTGATAATGCGACAAGACGATTGGCACCAGATAATCGCTTTTATGATTTTACACATGATATCTATATGGATACCATAGTTCAAGAAGGTTTGGATCCAAAAGACTTTGATAAAATTTATAAAGTATATGTGGCTTGTTATGCTCCAGAGGAAGAAAAGCTGGAAACTTTAAAGGAACTGCCTTGGTGTCGTTTTCATCAAGAATACTTGTTTGTAGAACCTGGCGATAAGTCAGTTGGAATCAAAATGATGGTTGATCATTTTGATGGGGATTATAGTGATGTAGTTGTTTTTGGTGATGAAAAAAATGATTTGAGTATGTTTACTGATGAATGGACTAGTATCGCAATGGGAAATGCAATTGATGCTTTGAAAGCTAAAGCTGCATATATTACAGATGATTGTGACAAAGACGGTATTTATAATGCCTGTAAACATTTTGGCTGGATCGACTAA
- a CDS encoding VOC family protein: MRLGTTYISVNDFAKSLAFYQLLLEQEPLYCNDDRWATFDCGNSLSLYNRQFDIDFLVNNDYRGHYNHSYLTTLKNENSDKINTSVIFNFEVEDLISEYERIKKLKIGAVSELLFVNIHMPYWYFTIKDPDGNEIEITGNYNGSDKLTDE; this comes from the coding sequence ATGAGGCTAGGAACAACATATATTAGTGTCAATGATTTTGCTAAGTCACTGGCTTTTTATCAGCTTTTATTGGAGCAAGAGCCATTATATTGTAATGATGATCGGTGGGCTACATTTGATTGTGGGAATTCATTATCATTATATAATCGACAATTTGATATTGATTTTCTTGTAAATAACGATTATCGTGGCCATTATAATCATTCATATTTGACAACTTTGAAAAATGAAAATAGTGATAAAATAAATACATCAGTTATATTCAATTTTGAAGTAGAGGATTTAATAAGTGAATATGAACGAATTAAAAAATTAAAGATAGGGGCTGTATCTGAACTGTTATTTGTCAATATCCATATGCCATACTGGTATTTTACAATCAAAGATCCAGATGGTAATGAAATTGAAATTACTGGCAATTATAATGGAAGCGACAAGCTAACAGATGAGTAA
- a CDS encoding iron chaperone: MTITVDEYINSFYQQIQINLIKLRKIIKETAPEAQEKISWGVPTYFQDGFLVQFAAYKKHIGFYTSPQTIEAFKTELANYKTNNKNTVQFMFEQELPVELIKKMVLFKIEENTK; the protein is encoded by the coding sequence ATGACTATAACAGTAGACGAATATATTAATAGTTTTTACCAACAGATACAAATAAATTTAATTAAGTTAAGAAAAATAATTAAAGAAACGGCGCCTGAAGCTCAAGAAAAAATATCATGGGGTGTACCAACATATTTTCAAGACGGTTTTCTAGTCCAGTTTGCAGCATATAAAAAACATATCGGCTTCTATACATCACCGCAAACAATAGAAGCTTTTAAAACAGAATTAGCTAATTATAAGACAAATAATAAAAATACAGTGCAATTTATGTTTGAACAAGAATTACCAGTAGAATTAATAAAAAAGATGGTTTTATTTAAAATAGAGGAGAACACTAAATGA
- a CDS encoding inorganic diphosphatase: protein MLCRDYLYQEVEVLIDRPLGSQHPQYGFIYPLNYGFIENTVSGDGEELDAYLLGVFEPVERYRGVVIAVIQRTNDNDDKLIVVPHNVDYSDEQIRALTEFQERYFNSVILR, encoded by the coding sequence ATGTTATGTAGAGATTATTTGTATCAAGAAGTAGAGGTTCTCATTGATCGTCCATTAGGTTCTCAGCATCCTCAATACGGCTTCATATATCCTCTTAATTATGGTTTCATTGAAAACACAGTTAGCGGAGATGGAGAAGAACTTGATGCTTATTTGCTTGGTGTCTTTGAGCCGGTAGAAAGATATCGTGGGGTAGTTATTGCAGTTATCCAGCGGACTAATGATAATGATGATAAATTGATTGTTGTTCCTCATAATGTTGATTATAGTGATGAACAGATTAGAGCCTTAACAGAGTTTCAAGAGAGATATTTCAATTCAGTTATTCTAAGATAA
- a CDS encoding MetQ/NlpA family ABC transporter substrate-binding protein, with protein MKKLFIGIISLLLAVTLTACGGKTERDDKTLLVAATSKPHGDILEEAKNILKDDYDIDLEIKILDDYYIFNRSLNDGDVDANFFQHVPFFEKDIKDNKYDLVNAGGVHIEPFGFYSKQIKNINELKKNDIVVISNSVADHGRILAILDEAGIIELDDKVKVQDATIEDIKTNRLNLEFKEIKPELLTNAYKNDEGALIAINGNYAIDAGLNPTKDAILLESADESNPYVNIVACQKGHENDKKIKALVAVLQSQKIKDFITNTYSDGSVIPVK; from the coding sequence ATGAAAAAATTATTTATCGGAATTATTAGTTTATTATTAGCAGTTACACTAACTGCATGTGGTGGAAAAACAGAACGTGATGATAAAACATTATTAGTGGCTGCAACCTCAAAGCCACATGGTGATATTTTGGAAGAAGCTAAGAACATTTTAAAGGATGATTATGATATTGATCTAGAGATAAAAATTTTAGATGACTATTATATTTTTAATCGCTCTTTAAATGATGGTGATGTAGATGCAAACTTTTTCCAACATGTCCCATTTTTTGAAAAGGATATTAAGGATAATAAATATGATCTAGTTAATGCTGGTGGAGTGCATATTGAACCATTTGGTTTTTATTCAAAACAAATTAAAAATATTAATGAATTAAAGAAAAATGATATTGTTGTTATTTCTAATTCTGTTGCTGATCATGGACGAATTCTAGCTATTTTAGATGAAGCAGGGATCATTGAATTAGATGATAAAGTGAAAGTGCAAGATGCAACGATTGAAGATATTAAGACTAATCGATTAAATTTGGAATTCAAGGAAATTAAACCAGAATTGCTAACTAATGCGTATAAAAATGATGAAGGTGCATTAATCGCAATCAATGGGAATTATGCAATTGATGCTGGCTTGAATCCAACTAAAGATGCGATTCTTTTAGAATCAGCAGATGAAAGTAATCCATATGTTAATATCGTGGCGTGTCAAAAGGGACATGAAAATGATAAAAAAATCAAAGCTTTAGTAGCAGTATTACAATCTCAAAAAATTAAAGATTTTATTACCAATACGTATAGTGATGGATCAGTGATTCCGGTTAAATAA